The following are encoded together in the Equus quagga isolate Etosha38 chromosome 1, UCLA_HA_Equagga_1.0, whole genome shotgun sequence genome:
- the GNS gene encoding N-acetylglucosamine-6-sulfatase — translation MRLLPLAPGGPRRGSPRHLPSCRPLLLLLLPLLLGGCLGVSGAAAGSRRPNVVLLLTDDQDEVLGGMTPLKKTKALIGEMGMTFSSAYVPSALCCPSRASILTGKYPHNHHVVNNTLEGNCSSKSWQKIQEPNTFPAILRSMCGYQTFFAGKYLNEYGAPDAGGLEHVPLGWSYWYALEKNSKYYNYTLSINGKARKHGENYSVDYLTDVLANVSLDFLDYKSNSEPFFMMISTPAPHSPWTAAPQYQKTFQNVFAPRNKNFNIHGTNKHWLIRQAKTPMTNSSIQFLDNAFRKRWQTLLSVDDLVEKLVKRLEFNGELNNTYIFYTSDNGYHTGQFSLPIDKRQLYEFDIKVPLLVRGPGIKPNQTSKMLVANIDLGPTILDIAGYSLNKTQMDGMSLLPILRGASNLTWRSDILVEYQGEGRNVTDPTCPSLSPGVSQCFPDCVCEDAYNNTYACVRTTTALWNLQYCEFDDQEVFVEVYNLTADPEQITNIAKSIDPEILGKMNYRLMMLQSCSGPTCRTPGVFDPGYRFDPRLMFNNHGSVRTRRFSKHPL, via the exons ATGCGGCTCCTGCCTCTGGCCCCCGGTGGGCCCCGGCGGGGCAGCCCCCGCCACCTGCCCTCCTGCCgcccgctgctgctgctgctgctgccgctgctgctgggCGGCTGCCTGGGGGTCTCCGGGGCGGCGGCAGGCTCTCGGAGGCCCAACGTGGTGCTGCTCCTCACCGACGACCAGGACGAAGTGCTCGGCGGCATG ACACCGCTGAAGAAAACCAAGGCTCTCATCGGGGAGATGGGGATGACCTTCTCCAGTGCT TACGTGCCAAGTGCTCTTTGCTGCCCGAGCCGAGCGAGTATCCTGACGGGAAAGTACCCGCATAACCACCACGTGGTCAACAACACCTTAGAGGGAAACTGCAGCAGCAAGTCTTGGCAGAAGATCCAGGAACCTAATACTTTCCCAGCAATTCTCAGGTCCATGTGTGGTTATCAAACCTTTTTTGCAGGGAAATACTTAAATGAG TATGGAGCCCCCGATGCAGGTGGCCTCGAGCATGTTCCTCTGGGCTGGAGTTACTGGTATGCCTTG gaaaagaattctaaataCTATAATTATACCCTCTCTATCAACGGGAAGGCGCGGAAGCATGGTGAAAACTACAGTGTGGACTACCTGACTGACGTTCTG GCTAACGTCTCCTTGGACTTCCTCGACTACAAGTCCAACTCTGAGCCGTTCTTCATGATGATCTCCACTCCAGCTCCTCATTCACCGTGGACAGCCGCGCCTCAGTACCAGAAGACCTTCCAGAATGTCTTTGCCCCAAGAAACAAGAACTTCAACATCCATGGAACG aataagcacTGGTTAATTCGGCAAGCCAAGACCCCAATGACTAATTCTTCAATACAGTTTTTAGATAATGCCTTTAGGAAAAG GTGGCAGACTCTCCTCTCAGTTGATGACCTTGTGGAGAAACTGGTCAAGAGGTTGGAGTTCAATGGGGAGCTCAACAACACCTACATCTTTTACACATCAGACAACGGCTACCACACAG gacaGTTTTCTTTGCCAATAGACAAGAGACAGCTGTATGAATTTGATATCAAAGTTCCACTGTTGGTTCGAGGGCCTGGGATCAAACCAAATCAGACCAGCAAG ATGCTCGTTGCCAACATTGACTTGGGTCCTACTATTTTGGACATAGCTGGCTACAGCCTGAATAAGACACAGATGGACGGGATGTCTTTACTGCCTATTTTG AGAGGCGCCAGTAATCTGACGTGGCGGTCAGATATCCTGGTGGAATATCAAGGAGAAGGCCGCAACGTCACCGACCCCACATGTCCTTCCCTGAGTCCTGGAGTCTCT CAATGCTTCCCAGACTGCGTGTGTGAAGATGCTTATAACAACACCTATGCCTGTGTGAGGACCACGACGGCGCTGTGGAATTTACAGTACTGCGAGTTTGATGACCAGGAG GTGTTTGTAGAAGTCTATAACCTGACTGCAGACCCAGAGCAAATCACCAACATCGCGAAAAGCATAGACCCAGAGATTTTAGGAAAGATGAACTATCGCCTGATGATGCTACAGTCCTGTTCTGGACCAACCTGTCGCACTCCAGGGGTTTTTGACCCCGG